A part of Isachenkonia alkalipeptolytica genomic DNA contains:
- a CDS encoding beta-lactamase family protein has product MEMNRIAAYCHEVMEKMVRNPHVYGVSLCVKSGKAGLYWKGSGGNIGDAFKQRIFDELDLRNTYAYQDVNDTTPVNYYYKSKEIHIPRCLASVTAEGGIVSDAEESMKILESFFNGRFFPRESLEEHKLWNFMFFPYQFYFGMGLEKLWIPWITYPSKPRKELLGFWGSSGAFAFHNPELDLYMTGTVNQSNGFGHKAAYKAMIGIMKDVEKRHIEG; this is encoded by the coding sequence ATGGAGATGAATAGAATCGCAGCATACTGTCATGAAGTGATGGAGAAGATGGTGAGAAATCCTCATGTGTACGGGGTATCTCTTTGCGTAAAATCAGGGAAAGCCGGTCTTTACTGGAAAGGATCGGGAGGAAACATCGGCGATGCCTTCAAACAGCGGATCTTTGATGAGTTGGATCTCCGGAACACCTATGCGTATCAGGACGTAAATGATACCACCCCGGTGAACTATTACTACAAATCAAAAGAAATCCACATCCCACGGTGTTTGGCTTCAGTGACGGCTGAAGGCGGCATCGTATCCGATGCGGAGGAATCAATGAAGATTCTGGAATCCTTTTTCAATGGCCGTTTTTTTCCAAGGGAGAGCCTGGAGGAGCACAAGCTGTGGAATTTCATGTTTTTTCCCTATCAGTTTTACTTCGGTATGGGATTGGAGAAACTGTGGATTCCCTGGATCACGTATCCGTCAAAACCGAGAAAGGAACTACTGGGCTTTTGGGGATCTTCAGGTGCCTTTGCTTTTCACAATCCCGAACTGGATCTTTACATGACCGGGACAGTAAACCAATCCAATGGCTTTGGACATAAAGCGGCTTATAAAGCAATGATCGGGATAATGAAGGACGTTGAAAAAAGACACATCGAGGGATGA